The Onthophagus taurus isolate NC chromosome 2, IU_Otau_3.0, whole genome shotgun sequence genome includes a window with the following:
- the LOC111418985 gene encoding endoplasmin — MKEFYLISIGLFIFLACSVKGDILEGQGTVEEVDIDLGASREGSRTDTEAVQREEEAIKLDGLNVAQMKELRDKAEKFQFQTEVNRMMKLIINSLYRNKEIFLRELISNASDAIDKIRLLSLTDSGQLDTNSDLNIRIKADKENNMLHITDSGIGMSKQDLVNNLGTIAKSGTADFLSKMQDASTSQDMNDMIGQFGVGFYSAFLVADKVIVTTKHNADTQYIWESDSASFSIVEDPRGDTLKRGTTVSLQLKPEAKDFLEIDTIRNLVKKYSQFINFPIYLWASRTEQVEEVIEDEDKEEEKKDVEDEAAVEEEEAEEDKPKTKKVDKTVWDWELLNDSKPIWTRKPAEVEDKEYDEFYKALTKDSGEPLTKVHFVAEGEVTFKALLFVPKVQPSESFNKYGTKTDNIKLFVRRVFITDEFNDMMPNYLNFIRGIVDSDDLPLNVSRETLQQHKLIKVIKKKLVRKVLDMLKKIPDEEYLKFWKEYSTNIKLGTIEDPSNRTRLAKLLMFFSSNGDEMTSLADYVKRMKPKQERIYYMAGSSKEEVMKSPFVERLLRKGYEVLYMVEAVDEYTLSAIPEFEGKKFQNVAKEGFSLTEAEGGKKQLEQYQATFEPLTKWLGDDALKEHIARATVSERLSDSPCALVASMFGWTGNMERLAVSNAHQKADDAQRSYYLNQKKTLEINPRHPLMRELLKRVNDDPSDPAAKDMALMLFRTATLRSGYMLKETHDFAQSIEVMMRKTLGVSLDEQVEEEEDVPEDGIPDEEAEQEVDAEADSEDHDEL, encoded by the coding sequence atACTGAAGCAGTGCAAAGAGAAGAAGAAGCAATTAAACTCGACGGTTTAAATGTAGCCCAAATGAAAGAGCTCCGCGATAAAGCGGAAAAATTCCAATTTCAAACCGAAGTTAACCGTATGATGAAACTTATCATCAATTCTCTTTACCGTAACAAAGAAATCTTCTTAAGAGAATTAATCTCAAACGCTTCCGATGCTATCGATAAAATCCGTTTGCTTTCTTTAACCGATTCTGGTCAATTAGACACCAACTCAGACTTAAATATTCGAATAAAAGCGGATAAAGAAAACAACATGCTTCATATCACCGATTCCGGTATTGGCATGTCAAAACAAGATCTCGTAAATAACCTCGGTACAATCGCCAAATCTGGAACAGCCGACTTTTTGAGTAAAATGCAAGATGCGAGTACCTCTCAAGATATGAATGATATGATTGGACAATTCGGCGTTGGTTTTTATTCGGCATTTTTAGTTGCCGATAAAGTTATTGTTACCACTAAACACAACGCGGATACTCAATACATTTGGGAATCCGATTCAGCCTCATTTAGCATCGTTGAAGATCCACGCGGTGATACATTAAAACGTGGAACAACCGTTAGTTTACAATTAAAACCGGAAGCAAAAGACTTTTTAGAAATCGACACCATCAGAAACTTAGTTAAGAAATACTCCCAATTCATTAATTTCCCGATTTATTTATGGGCGAGTCGCACGGAGCAAGTCGAAGAAGTTATTGAAGATGAAGACAAAGAGGAAGAAAAGAAAGATGTTGAAGATGAAGCTGCcgttgaagaagaagaagccgAGGAAGATAAGCCAAAAACGAAAAAGGTCGATAAAACAGTTTGGGATTGGGAATTATTAAACGATAGCAAACCAATTTGGACTAGAAAACCAGCGGAAGTCGAAGACAAAGAATACGATGAATTTTATAAAGCTTTAACTAAAGATAGTGGGGAACCACTTACTAAAGTACATTTTGTTGCTGAAGGTGAAGTTACATTTAAGGCACTTTTATTCGTTCCTAAAGTCCAACCATCCGAAAGCTTTAATAAATACGGTACAAAAAccgataatattaaattatttgttcGTCGCGTTTTTATCACCGACGAATTTAATGATATGATGCCTAATTACTTAAACTTTATTAGAGGTATCGTCGATTCGGATGATTTACCTTTGAACGTTTCACGTGAAACTCTCCAACAACACAAATTGATTAAAgtaatcaaaaagaaattggtTAGGAAAGTTTTGGATATGTTGAAAAAGATTCCTGATGAAGAGTACTTAAAATTCTGGAAGGAGTATTCCACCAACATTAAATTAGGTACAATTGAAGATCCCAGCAATAGAACGAGATTggcaaaattattaatgttcttCTCCTCAAACGGTGACGAAATGACTTCCTTGGCGGATTACGTAAAACGCATGAAACCAAAACAAGAAAGAATTTATTACATGGCTGGATCATCAAAAGAAGAAGTCATGAAATCTCCTTTCGTCGAAAGACTTTTACGTAAAGGTTACGAAGTTTTATACATGGTCGAAGCTGTTGATGAATACACCCTCTCTGCCATTCCTGAATTTGAAGGTAAAAAGTTCCAAAATGTAGCCAAAGAAGGATTTTCTCTAACAGAAGCGGAAGGTGGTAAAAAACAATTAGAGCAATATCAAGCAACTTTTGAACCTTTAACTAAATGGTTGGGTGATGATGCTTTAAAAGAACACATTGCAAGAGCAACTGTATCTGAAAGACTTAGTGATTCACCGTGTGCTTTAGTTGCCTCTATGTTTGGATGGACTGGAAACATGGAAAGATTAGCTGTTTCAAATGCCCATCAAAAAGCAGATGACGCACAACGTTCCTATTATTTGAATCAAAAGAAAACGTTAGAAATCAATCCAAGACATCCATTGATGAGGGAATTATTGAAAAGGGTTAATGATGATCCATCAGATCCTGCAGCTAAAGATATGGCTTTGATGTTGTTTAGAACAGCAACTTTAAGATCTGGGTACATGCTGAAAGAAACGCACGATTTCGCTCAAAGTATTGAGGTAATGATGAGAAAGACTTTAGGGGTTTCACTGGACGAACAAGTTGAGGAAGAGGAAGATGTTCCAGAGGATGGTATTCCCGACGAAGAAGCGGAACAGGAAGTCGACGCTGAAGCCGACTCAGAAGATCATGATGAGTTGTAA